The genomic segment AAAAGACCTCCGtccttttccccttttctcACCTCTCCAGCGGGCCAGCATCAATACACCCAGTCACACATCACCCCtctctgattcttttttttttttttttttgtacaactCTCCatctttttgattttaatttttttgtaaatactgtaaaatgcattttgatATCATTGACATGTTTTGATATTTCAGATCACAACTTAACAGTTGATCAGAAACGTGCTGATTCGGGcaactgtgtgtatttgttcagAGATGGTGTGTCTTTTACTCAGAAATAATATGAATgatgagaaacagaaactgGAGCTGCTATAGACTATTATGCTATTTCACCTCATCATAGACAAAACGTGGGGCTTTACTGTGCGTCCGAGCTGTAGCGTCAAGGGTTCATAAGAGGACGAGGGAGGAAGATTTTGTAGTCGAGTGTGTGTGAACGCCTTTAGAtaactcactgtcacacacacatttccttgaAAACTCTTAAAATTAAACATGATTCTTGTCCAAAAGCCTCCGTCCTCTGCCTCTGTTCTTGGAAACTGTTGGTTCGAGGTGgcaaggtttttattttattgtttgttctttttgttgccatttttaacAGGGAATTTGCAAGAACAGAGCAAAAGAGGTCAGTTTTTCATTAATAAACTTGTCCCTTCTTTGTCTGCCTCCGATGCACTGCTATTCAGCTTTTACCTTCTTGACACAACTGAAACCGAAAGCAGAGCACACAGGACACTGGCTCTCAATCCAACACACCAGGGACCAGAGTACAGACTTTACtatgaaggattttttttatctatttaaaaatGGGGTGGGAGAAATGTTCGGGaaagtaaaagaggaaaaaaaaataaaaataatggacAGATTTGTTGCTAAGACGAGGTAGAGAGAGTGCGGGAACAGGCGTTTCCTCCCCTGTACTTTGAAATACTGTTGTATAAAATGCAGTCAAActtctctctatctttctgtcCTGTAAGTAAAGCCGTCACAACGTTgatcatttctgtatttctattgTGCTGATGTATAATACTGTAACATTCAGGGGTAGGGAGGGTTAAGAGAGGAATTTTTGGGAGTGGGAGCAAAGATTTTTCTGTTCAGTTCCTCATTTTCCTCTTGATGACAAAGCAGTATTGAATATGAGGCAGTCTGTCCTTGGGGAGTTGCTTTGTATCTCATGTTAGGGTAGTTTCAGATCCTAAATGTCTCGTGTAGTAAAATAAGAGGTTCCTTCTTCGTATGTTTCTTTATATTGTAAAGTTtctttagataaaaaaaaatgttgcttatTGGAAAAAAGGTGGGAAAACTGCAttgataataaatgtatttttttttcttttttttttatttttttttcttttggttttgttttaattttcatcaAGTTGTCAGTCGTTTTTGCCTGTGTCCCCCTTGTTGTAGatacatattaaaaacaaataaaatgacttCACTCCTTTTGCCATGAACAtgagctttttttctgtgtttacagatTTATCTCCAGTTATTCAGTTGTTatcttggcttttttttctcttttgatcAGAAAGTGTGTAGATTGTAGAAATTTTACAGATTCTCTCGACTGTATTTCTCTGTATGCCaagaaatgttaatattttgagctcagtggttcccaacctggaggactcaaaatattaggaacaacattttttttttttttttcagaaatatttgCTTTGAGATTTACCATTtcagcatttaaaaatattatttattctatttataaACAGTCTGTTTGGCTCACAGttcatagaaataaaaaaaagttgggtTGTGAGTAACATGCTTTGGCTCTAAAGGGTCACATGTCAAACAAGTTGGAAACCACTTGATCAAACTGGGTTATTTTTACAGGCCAAGGTTAAAAATACCTTTGAAATACTACAGTAAATTTCTCAGATTTTCTGCTGTGAAGGTGTTGCATCAGTCacattatgcaaaaaaaatactctACATGAAATATCTGCTgtattaaaattacatttggaGTAAATTCACGACTTGCTCAAACCTGAAAAAGGCAAAATCCTTCTGATTACAGCTGtaattagggctgcaactacttattttcattatagattaatttactgtttacttttgtgataaataatttaattgtttGGTCACAAGTTCAGAGATGCCAAGTTACAGAGTTTAAATTACGTGTTTTGtacaaacaaaagtgaaaaacccaaacattttcagttttaccaTCAAGGAAAACCAGCAGATACTCACATTgagtttttgaccttttttctgCCTAAtggttttcttttccttcagatTCATCATTAAAAACTAATCAGGTAATTGTTTCAGTTGCAGTCATGATCCTGTTGTCTTCCAGGTCAGACTAATTCTAAGTGATGCTGAATCAAATTAACAGGCACAACAAGTTTTTTTgtcacctcttttttttattttaaattgttccttattttattttttattttttaattctacTGTGTTTCAAGACTCAAGTGCACTCCGTTTGTGGGGATAGATTCACGAGGCTTTGTGGGAGTGAGGATTCATCAAGATGCCATCAGATTCTGGCTGCTGCTTAATTTGAGGTTAAACTTTATGCTCGTGTCAGAAGAATTTTATCACAGAGGGACAAAGTTGCCTCCAACAGAAGTCTCAAAGCCCCAAGTGGTTCATCCGCCCTCCTCCTCTGATCGGTTCGAGCTGCACTGAGTGTCGACGCGGtgacctcctgctcctctcactgcagcaggaggcaggaggggCGACCAGCGAGgtgacagagaaggagagaggcagCGGAGGGAGCAGCGATGGTCTTACAGATGCTCTGGATGAAGAGGAAGGTGTGGAGGAGCTGGGCGGATGAGGCAGAAACACCATGCTCCTGCTTTTGGAGAGCGACACCTGTGTTGGTATCTGTAGGTGAGagtctgattgattgactaAAGGAGGGAGGTGAAGCAGAGGCGGGACCACTATGACAGAGGGGAGGGTGTTTCTGCGGAGTCGGGAGTGAGGCGACGGGCAGGCAGGAAGCTTATCCACAGAGCTCTTCTGGGTCTTGTTGTCCAGCGTTGACCCTCCAGGTGTCAGACACCTCTTTGGCACCACTCTGCTCGAGGTCACCCGAGAGGAACTCTTCATCTCTGTGAGGGACAAGACTGACCGAGAGACCCTTGGAAGGAAATCCTCCTGGCAGCTGTTGTAATTCCCTCCTCCATGCCTGTTATCCCTCCCGTGAACCATGCTCTCCCTCAAAGGTgactcctcatcctcatcctttccttcctcatcttcacaccctcctccctccctttttaaatcctctctgtgtccctcCTGCAGGCTCCTCTCCCTCATGCCCTCCTCGTAAGCCCTGTTCAAACAGGCCAGGTTGTGAATGGCCAGCCACGGTTCAGATGACACCCTCTGTCTGGGAGGTGGAGTGTTACACTGGCTCAGTGGACCCAGCTCACAGGAAAGATGtcggctgcagctgctgctgctgctgctgctgctttcccTTTTGCCTGATGGAAGTGAGCAAGACACAGTTTGTGAGTGTAAATCACACATATGGAAGTGGATGACAAAAACCCTCATTGcttattgtgtgtctgtctgtcctggaAGAGAGAAACGTCCTCTGGTGGTAATGTGTCCATACTGGAAAAGTGACAATTAATGAACAGCTAAAGgaaaacaccagaaaacaaaaaataacttacaTTTTCAGCAGTAAACAAAATATAGCTAAGGTTGATGAGTGTGTCATATAGTTTTGTAGGTATTTGCTCATAAACCAACATATTGGACAACTTCAAATTTTATCCCAATGGTGGAGCTGGAGGTAAAGTCAGAGGATCAGTGGGATGCCTGAGTGTCCGTCCCACCAGCCTTAATGGCGGCGTGtctaaaaacacattcatgtctGTAAAGAGTTTCATATTCTGAAGCTATCCACCTCatacagtggtggaaagtatcTAAGTTACAACTTAATCTTGTACTTTTACTCTGCCACACTTTGATGGATATATTGTATTTTCTACTTTACTACATTtttctgacagctttagttactttTAATATGAAGATTTTATACAATGGATAATAAaacaagcttttaaaatatGGCACAtagttaaagattaaaccagtgttttccaacctttttggcttttgATGTCTTACAAAAAGCATTGTGTAGTCagggtcacatttcagatgtttatGAACTGTTAACAGCTACACCAAATAGTTTTCCCTtctaaacttctcacatggttttcatttcaataaatgttcaaataatcCAATATCTCACCAAAATCACAGAttagaagaaaaacataaaaactgaacattttgtttatcatAACCTATCGGCAGGtttcccattaatcatctcacaactCCTCAGATTTACTTGGTGTCCCTATATAAAACTGTATATGAAGTATTTCAATAGctacagcagctacaacagtagCATCCTGCTAACACACTGATGCTTCAGTATTAATCATCTAatgatgtcatatataataatacatatactgtattagtCAGAGGGACCAaagaagtacttttactttctaCCTCTACTTAAGTAGGATCTTTCATGCAGGACTGTTATTTATAATGGAGTATATACATTTCtatattggtacttttacttaggTAAAGTACCTGaatactttttccaccactgaccTTATGCAACCAAATGTAAACCAGTCCTTTACTCCATCCTCATGTCTATTTCTTCTTCCAACACTTCAACCAACTTTATGTACTGGCACTCTTCTTAGTTTCTATGGTATGAATTAAGTGTCAGTTCCTGTGGCAGGAAATGTAGCTTCTTTTATTGTAATGCGCCGCTAGTTAGGTTCACCTCACCCTggcaacacattttcattttctgtcctcaGGAATGAGCGCTCACCTAATGATTTCAGCCAGCAGGCATTTGTTCTCATCTGTCTAGACTTGCCTTTATTTAACACTGCTCTGCTGTATCCAGGCAGGGCACAGTGTCTGCGAACAGACACTTCAAGAGTGCTGTTGATGGTACTGATCTCAACATTAAGATGGAGGATCTGTCTCTATATATAAGATAGCACAGACCTGATGTTAAAACTGAGTATAGACTCTTTAAAAGCTTTTAACatgagatgaaaatgatgagATTGCGTAAGGAACTTTAAAGAcagcagttgacaaaacaatctcacaccaaggtccatttagtagctgttaaGGGGGCTTTTTATCGTTTCACCTActtttcctcagcagatggattCTGCCCAAAAACGCGGATGTCCAtttttctgagcactttaaGGACTTCCGCTTCATGTTTGCTTGAAAGTTGAGATTGAAAGTTCATTGTTGACTTCAGAAAACATAATTAACGAAATGGACCTTGTGATgagattatattattttgtcaaccGTCTTGTCGTCTTGCATTTTTTTGGCCTGTGCCCTTCATCTCTCACCACAGAGGTTGGGTGTGGTCAAACGTGTGCTTTGTTGTTCTTGTAACCACACCCGACAGTGGTGTGTACCTGTATATCACTACAGCAGAATGAGATGTTAcaccactggaggtcagcaaaaaGAAGATTTTCAGGGAgtgttgtgtcttttctttccatcttccAACCAGCCAAGCCagtattatttcaaattaaataaattacagtgtAATTAGTCTTGAAATAGGTATTCAACCACAGTGAACATCATTTCTGCTCTCAACAGAGTAACCATGTAACAATGACATGgctttgacaaaaataaaagtggacATCATCTATTCACTGATCGATTACCTATCTCAAATAAGTGTCATTCAAAACCATGAGTATCACTCACTGGCTCCTCTGAAGTTGAAGATGTTTTCCCCCTCGGGTGAGTTGGGTGAGCCCGTCTTGAGGACGATGTCAGATGGGGACATGCAGGGCACCGGCGAGGTGTCAGGGGACGGAGGAACATTCAAGTAACGTCTGGTCACTTGGCCTCCATTCACTCCCATCTCTgtggcgatgatgatgatgtcgcGACCCCTGGCCCGACAGGCATCCATCAGCACCTGAAGCACATGAGCAGGGGTGAGGTTTTTGAAGGTGGCCAACACTGAAATACCTACACATTTTGACTGTTCTCATTTAAAggatttcagtgtttcctccatATTTGTAGGGagggaaaactgaaaaactgaggTTCATCTGCTTTAGTTGAGTATTAccattttacttttactgatactccaccacattttagagggaaatgttgtacttttgattattacatttttatataaagattttacacacaaaactcATAATCAACTTATAAACCATGATGCATTGCTTTGGGTTAAAACATATTAGCTCCACCTTGATataccacaacattaaaacactcCTAATGCATTAATGAttatcatctttatttataattttatatcactttactcaagaaaaaaatgtaatgcaaGTGCATTAACTTAAACACAAGATGTTAGTACTTTCTCCACCATCTTTATATGTcattataaacaataaaatattgagATGCtttcttgttttacttctaCTCTCCCACCTCTTTTGTCCCTTAAAAGTTTTGATCAGATTTTTCCTTGATTATTCTTTCCAGTTCCTGACTTTACCTCCAGCGTCGGTTGGTGCTGTGCATTGATGGCGTACACCAAAGCCGAGGCTCCAGAGCAGTCCTCCATGCTGGGGTCGGCTCCTGCAGACAGCAGGGCGGCTGCCACCTGAGCTCCTGCTCGCTCCATACAGGCGTACATTAGAGCAGTACGGCCTACGCGGTCCTGTGTGTTTGGATCTGCCTGATGGGtacaaaaaacattcactagTGCTTATaacaaaattaatattaatcTTATAGATATGAGATTACAACTCAAGAAATGTGTATCCTAAGAAGCTTTAGCAAAGGCCCAGTGTGAATTAGGAGTCAGTCAGCGagttcatctgtgtgtttagACGTGTGTTTGTTAGTAAGGAAACCAGACTGTATTATAATTACAATTTGTTAATGATCATAAGAGCTACTCTGGCATTGTTGCTTTGGGTGTTGCCTCTCAAGTGAGAGGACACTTTATGAGACATTTATTCTCTAATGCACAGTTGTCCATATAATCATTAATTACCTTGCCTCAGAGTACATTGTGTTGTGTTCTACTGTGCCAAATTGTTAAGGAGCAGTTTAGCAGGTGAATTGAGGACACAAGCAAAAGCTGATACACGAGGAACCTGTTTATTATGCATAGAAATATATACCTCTGTTACTGCAGCGACACATTTATTATACATTACAAATGCACCTAAATCAATACACTGTTGAGCTTGCATTCAGACCTGTATGCAGAAGATGCATTTTAACCTCATGCATTCTGAGTTGAAATGGGAAATGTTAGTCACTGCAGACTGACCTTGTTCTGGAGCAGGTATTTGAGGAGTTTCTCCGTGTCAGGCCCAGCAGGCTCCCCTCTCAGGGCCTTACAGGCAGCCAGCAAAGC from the Seriola aureovittata isolate HTS-2021-v1 ecotype China chromosome 13, ASM2101889v1, whole genome shotgun sequence genome contains:
- the LOC130180384 gene encoding uncharacterized protein LOC130180384, translated to MWDPLSDCSPLISAAASGKLRLVRLLVEGGAQVNGCNPRGETALLAACKALRGEPAGPDTEKLLKYLLQNKADPNTQDRVGRTALMYACMERAGAQVAAALLSAGADPSMEDCSGASALVYAINAQHQPTLEVLMDACRARGRDIIIIATEMGVNGGQVTRRYLNVPPSPDTSPVPCMSPSDIVLKTGSPNSPEGENIFNFRGASDRHLSCELGPLSQCNTPPPRQRVSSEPWLAIHNLACLNRAYEEGMRERSLQEGHREDLKREGGGCEDEEGKDEDEESPLRESMVHGRDNRHGGGNYNSCQEDFLPRVSRSVLSLTEMKSSSRVTSSRVVPKRCLTPGGSTLDNKTQKSSVDKLPACPSPHSRLRRNTLPSVIVVPPLLHLPPLVNQSDSHLQIPTQVSLSKSRSMVFLPHPPSSSTPSSSSRASVRPSLLPPLPLSFSVTSLVAPPASCCSERSRRSPRRHSVQLEPIRGGGRMNHLGL